Proteins encoded within one genomic window of Burkholderiaceae bacterium:
- a CDS encoding Acetyltransferase, whose translation MTLQLRHETPDDIAAIEAVTTAAFADAPHTSHTEQFIVRALRATNELTLSIVAEEHGQIVGHVALSPVTITDDQGRKADGWYGLGPISVLPQRQGHGIGSRLMEQALSELRAMRAAGCVLLGDPAYYGRFGFQAHAGLQLPGVPPGYFMALALHGPVPEGIARYSDAFNAAA comes from the coding sequence ATGACCCTCCAGCTACGACACGAGACCCCGGACGACATTGCTGCCATCGAAGCCGTCACGACGGCCGCTTTTGCCGATGCGCCGCACACCAGCCACACCGAGCAATTCATCGTGCGTGCCCTGCGCGCCACCAATGAACTGACGCTTTCCATCGTGGCCGAGGAGCATGGGCAGATCGTCGGCCACGTCGCACTGTCCCCCGTCACGATCACCGATGACCAGGGACGGAAGGCCGATGGCTGGTACGGGTTGGGGCCGATCTCCGTCCTGCCGCAAAGGCAGGGGCACGGCATCGGCTCGCGCCTGATGGAACAGGCGCTGTCTGAACTGCGGGCCATGCGAGCCGCTGGTTGCGTGCTGCTAGGCGATCCCGCGTACTACGGGCGCTTTGGCTTTCAGGCCCATGCGGGCCTGCAACTGCCGGGCGTGCCGCCCGGCTACTTCATGGCGCTGGCCCTGCATGGGCCAGTGCCCGAAGGCATCGCGCGCTACAGCGATGCCTTCAACGCCGCCGCCTGA